In the Hordeum vulgare subsp. vulgare chromosome 7H, MorexV3_pseudomolecules_assembly, whole genome shotgun sequence genome, one interval contains:
- the LOC123408513 gene encoding phytoene synthase 1, chloroplastic-like, which yields MQQMATTVTLLLGAASSPGLGDGTGRDGFQCSRLLPRRRQTRPRWVLCSLKYGCLGVGEPGEPGGRSAASPVYSSLTVSPAGDAAVAVVSSEQKVYDVVVKQAALLKRQLRPQQQAPPAVARELDAPRGGLGEAYARCGEICEEYAKTFYLGTLLMTEERRRAIWAIYVWCRRTDELVDGPNASHITPQALDRWERRLEDLFAGRPYDMLDAALSDTITKFPIDIQPFKDMIDGMRTDLKKARYKNFDELYMYCYYVAGTVGLMSVPVMGIAPESKATAESVYGAALALGLANQLTNILRDVGEDARRGRIYLPQDELAEAGLSDEDIFKGVVTEKWRKFMKRQIKRARMFFTEAEQGVTELRKESRWPVWASMLLYRQILDEIEANDYNNFTKRAYVGKAKKVLALPVAYGKSLLLPYSLRNNQT from the exons ATGCAGCAGATGGCCACCACCGTCACGCTGCTGCTCGGGGCGGCCTCGTCCCCCGGCCTCGGTGATGGCACCGGCCGGGACGGCTTCCAGTGCTCCCGCCTGCTGCCCAGGAGGAGGCAGACGCGGCCAAGGTGGGTGCTCTGCTCGCTCAAGTACGGCTGCCTCGGCGTTGGCGAGCCGGGGGAACCGGGCGGCCGGAGCGCGGCCTCGCCGGTCTACTCCAGCCTGACAGTCAGCCCGGCCGGCGACGCGGCCGTCGCCGTCGTCTCCTCGGAGCAGAAGGTGTACGACGTGGTGGTGAAGCAGGCGGCATTGCTCAAGCGCCAGCTCCGGCCACAGCAGCAGGCGCCGCCGGCCGTCGCAAGGGAGCTGGACGCGCCGCGCGGCGGGCTCGGAGAGGCCTACGCCCGCTGCGGCGAGATCTGCGAGGAGTACGCCAAGACCTTCTACCTCG GGACCTTGCTGATGACGGAGGAGCGCCGGCGCGCCATATGGGCCATCTACG TGTGGTGCAGGAGGACAGACGAGCTGGTCGACGGGCCGAACGCGTCGCACATCACGCCGCAGGCGTTGGACCGGTGGGAGAGGAGGCTGGAGGACCTCTTCGCCGGGCGCCCCTACGACATGCTCGACGCCGCGCTCTCCGACACCATCACCAAGTTCCCCATAGATATTCAG CCCTTCAAGGACATGATTGACGGGATGCGGACCGACCTCAAGAAGGCGAGGTACAAGAACTTCGACGAGCTCTACATGTACTGCTACTATGTTGCGGGCACCGTGGGGCTGATGAGCGTTCCGGTGATGGGCATTGCACCTGAGTCCAAGGCGACGGCTGAGAGCGTCTATGGCGCCGCTCTGGCTCTCGGGCTCGCGAACCAGCTCACCAACATACTCAGGGATGTCGGAGAAGA TGCAAGAAGAGGAAGGATATATTTGCCGCAGGACGAGCTCGCGGAGGCAGGGCTCTCCGATGAAGACATCTTCAAAGGAGTCGTCACCGAAAAGTGGAGAAAATTCATGAAGAGGCAGATCAAGAGAGCGAGGATGTTTTTCACGGAGGCGGAGCAAGGGGTGACCGAGCTCAGGAAGGAGAGCCGGTGGCCG GTTTGGGCATCTATGTTATTGTACCGGCAGATCCTCGATGAGATCGAGGCGAACGACTACAACAACTTCACAAAGAGGGCCTATGTTGGGAAGGCGAAGAAGGTGCTAGCGCTCCCTGTCGCGTACGGGAAATCGCTCCTCTTACCGTATTCACTGAGAAATAACCAGACCTAA
- the LOC123408512 gene encoding uncharacterized protein LOC123408512, whose translation MTKGTYQLASSRHHRRARRIVPTAAAAAMAPGGPLPECCSRKKRLPPALLQELVEEILLRIPPDDPATLLRASLVCKSWCKAVSNGWFRRTLHQLHPSPTALGLLHDWHDEAIPTFIPATASPFSLAVPDRLLWRAVDCRHGRALFLSKPKFPAKELLVWEPITGDQLRVPLPVAFQFGHTTAAVVCTADGCNHHDCHGGPFCVLFLFSVYNEDPDDQFNTSACVYSSETGAWGEPTSMRDTFIVDFDNYSSVLVGRSLLYFMTDGGFILEYDLARHRLAWFDTPDSCHDKGWPTCILMLAEDGGLGLVEELDPHLQLWSRDAVDARWVPGRIICLQSLSLNGAPCPVHVLGFAEGANVIFATTAAGLFAIQVRSGKATRVCDDHGYGKLIPIVGLYTPMPRGQRSRKFPPASGYQHLRIGSATSLEEVREGSFESCC comes from the coding sequence ATGACCAAGGGTACGTACCAATTAGCCAGCTCTCGCCATCATCGCCGTGCTCGTCGGATTGTGCCAACAGCTGCTGCCGCCGCCATGGCACCAGGAGGACCGCTGCCGGAGTGTTGTTCGAGGAAAAAAAGACTGCCGCCGGCCCTCCTCCAGGAGCTCGTAGAAGAGATCCTGCTCCGCATCCCGCCCGACGACCCGGCCACCCTCCTCCGTGCCTCCCTCGTCTGCAAGTCGTGGTGCAAGGCCGTCTCCAACGGCTGGTTCCGGCGCACCTTGCACCAGCTCCATCCATCCCCTACCGCGCTCGGGCTTCTTCACGACTGGCACGACGAGGCCATCCCTACCTTCATCCCCGCCACCGCGTCGCCATTCTCCCTCGCCGTCCCGGACCGCTTGCTCTGGCGGGCCGTCGACTGCCGCCACGGCCGCGCCCTCTTCCTCTCCAAACCTAAGTTCCCTGCCAAGGAGTTGCTCGTGTGGGAGCCCATCACCGGTGACCAGCTGCGCGTCCCCTTGCCCGTGGCGTTTCAGTTCGGCCACACCACCGCAGCCGTGGTCTGCACAGCTGACGGGTGCAACCACCATGACTGCCATGGGGGTCCATTCTGCGTGCTCTTCCTCTTCTCCGTATATAACGAAGACCCTGACGACCAGTTTAACACGTCGGCGTGCGTCTACTCGTCCGAGACTGGCGCCTGGGGCGAGCCGACCTCAATGCGCGACACATTCATCGTCGACTTCGACAATTATTCCAGCGTGCTTGTTGGGAGGTCTTTGCTCTACTTCATGACCGATGGTGGGTTCATCCTGGAGTATGACTTGGCAAGGCATAGGCTGGCTTGGTTCGACACACCAGACTCTTGCCACGATAAGGGCTGGCCAACTTGCATCCTCATGCTGGCGGAGGACGGTGGACTGGGACTCGTCGAAGAATTGGATCCGCATCTGCAACTGTGGTCAAGGGACGCGGTGGATGCCCGATGGGTGCCGGGCCGAATCATCTGCTTGCAAAGTTTGTCCCTAAATGGTGCACCATGTCCGGTGCATGTCTTGGGCTTCGCGGAGGGAGCAAATGTCATTTTCGCGACCACGGCTGCCGGCCTCTTCGCGATCCAAGTACGATCAGGGAAGGCGACCAGGGTGTGCGATGATCATGGATACGGTAAGCTGATTCCGATCGTCGGCCTTTACACTCCTATGCCCCGAGGCCAGCGCTCGAGAAAATTTCCGCCGGCTTCCGGTTATCAGCACTTGAGAATTGGATCAGCAACCTCCCTGGAGGAGGTTAGGGAGGGTAGCTTTGAGAGTTGCTGTTGA